In a single window of the Nocardioides massiliensis genome:
- a CDS encoding MaoC/PaaZ C-terminal domain-containing protein yields MPLYYDDLEPGQVFTLPARTVTETDLVNFAMLSGDWNPIHTDQEFTKGTIYGRPVVYGLFGVVMMTGLLDRSGLFSGSAMAMLDITDWRFEKPVFVGDTLHATVEIAGKRLTSGGDRGIVDRLFRIINQRGEVVQTGHIGLLIRCGPQSAENVS; encoded by the coding sequence GTGCCTCTCTACTACGACGATCTCGAGCCGGGACAGGTCTTCACGTTGCCGGCCAGGACGGTCACCGAGACAGATCTGGTGAACTTCGCGATGCTGTCTGGGGACTGGAACCCGATTCACACCGATCAGGAGTTCACCAAGGGGACCATTTACGGGCGCCCAGTCGTGTACGGCCTCTTCGGCGTCGTGATGATGACGGGCTTGCTCGACAGAAGCGGGCTGTTCTCCGGGTCGGCGATGGCGATGCTCGACATCACCGACTGGCGGTTCGAGAAACCGGTGTTTGTGGGGGACACGTTGCATGCGACGGTGGAGATCGCTGGCAAGAGGTTGACCAGCGGGGGAGACCGCGGGATCGTCGACCGGCTCTTCCGGATCATCAACCAGCGCGGCGAGGTGGTACAGACCGGCCACATCGGGCTCCTGATCCGATGCGGACCTCAGTCGGCGGAGAACGTGTCATGA